In Streptomyces sp. 840.1, one DNA window encodes the following:
- the glgX gene encoding glycogen debranching protein GlgX encodes MQVWPGQAYPLGATYDGAGTNFAVFSEAAHRIELCLLHDDGSETAVELRETDAFVRHAYLPGVMPGQRYGFRVHGPYEPQRGARCNSAKLLLDPYARAVAGQIQWGEAVYGYPFGRPDARNDLDSAPHTMTSVVVNPYFDWGDDRRPRTDYHRTVIYEAHVKGLTMLHPGLPKELRGTYAGLAHPEVIAHLTELGVTAIELMPVHQFVQDHRLADAGLANYWGYNTIGFFAPHNAYASWGDRGEQVLEFKQAVRALHQAGIEVILDVVYNHTAEGNHLGPTLSFRGLDNASYYRLAEDQRYYMDTTGTGNSLLMRSPHVLQLIMDSLRYWVTEMHVDGFRFDLAATLARQFHEVDRLSSFFDLVQQDPVVSQVKLIAEPWDVGEGGYQVGNFPPLWTEWNGKYRDTVRDLWRGEPRTLAEFAGRLTGSSDLYQDDGRRPLASINFATCHDGFTLHDLVSYNDKHNDANGEGNRDGESHNRSWNCGVEGETDRPDVLELRERQMRNFIATLMLSQGVPMLSHGDEFGRTQQGNNNGYCQDSELSWVHWPDPAEAAADDDGEEAADRQGGDGLASSLLEFTRAMVWLRRDHPVFRRRRFFHGRPVEGTHDELSDIAWFTPEGEEMTQRDWQAAHAKALTVFLNGHAISEPGPRGERISDDSFLLMFNASAETLEFAVPLNHGRQWHVVVDTARPAGVLTGAGPKVTGGDRVTLVGRSMAVLQRPA; translated from the coding sequence ATGCAGGTCTGGCCGGGACAGGCGTACCCCCTCGGCGCCACGTACGACGGCGCCGGGACCAACTTCGCGGTCTTCTCGGAGGCCGCCCACCGAATCGAACTGTGCCTGCTGCACGACGACGGCTCCGAGACGGCGGTGGAGCTGCGGGAGACCGACGCGTTCGTCCGGCACGCCTATCTGCCCGGGGTGATGCCGGGTCAGCGGTACGGATTCCGGGTGCACGGGCCGTACGAGCCGCAGCGCGGCGCCCGCTGCAACTCCGCGAAGCTGCTCCTCGACCCGTACGCGCGGGCGGTCGCCGGTCAGATCCAGTGGGGCGAGGCGGTGTACGGCTATCCGTTCGGCCGGCCCGACGCGCGCAACGACCTCGACTCGGCGCCGCACACCATGACGTCCGTCGTGGTCAATCCGTACTTCGACTGGGGCGACGACCGGCGCCCCCGTACGGACTACCACCGCACGGTGATCTACGAGGCCCATGTGAAGGGCCTGACGATGCTTCACCCGGGGCTGCCGAAGGAGCTGCGCGGCACGTATGCCGGGCTGGCGCATCCGGAGGTCATCGCCCATCTGACGGAGCTGGGCGTCACGGCGATCGAATTAATGCCGGTGCACCAGTTCGTGCAGGACCACCGGCTGGCGGACGCGGGGCTCGCCAACTACTGGGGTTACAACACCATCGGCTTCTTCGCCCCGCACAACGCCTACGCCTCCTGGGGCGACCGGGGCGAGCAGGTGCTCGAGTTCAAGCAGGCCGTGCGGGCACTGCACCAGGCGGGCATCGAGGTGATCCTCGACGTGGTCTACAACCACACGGCGGAGGGCAACCACCTGGGTCCCACGCTCTCCTTCCGGGGTCTGGACAACGCCTCGTACTACCGGCTCGCCGAGGACCAGCGCTACTACATGGACACCACGGGCACCGGGAACTCGCTGCTGATGCGGTCCCCGCACGTGCTCCAGCTGATCATGGACTCGCTGCGCTACTGGGTGACCGAGATGCATGTGGACGGCTTCCGCTTCGATCTGGCGGCCACCCTGGCCCGTCAGTTCCACGAGGTGGACCGGCTGTCGTCGTTCTTCGACCTGGTGCAGCAGGACCCGGTGGTCAGCCAGGTGAAGCTGATCGCGGAACCGTGGGACGTGGGCGAGGGCGGCTACCAGGTGGGGAACTTCCCGCCGCTGTGGACCGAGTGGAACGGCAAGTACCGGGACACGGTCCGGGACCTGTGGCGCGGTGAGCCGAGGACGCTGGCCGAGTTCGCCGGGCGGCTGACCGGCTCCTCGGACCTGTACCAGGACGACGGCCGCCGCCCGCTCGCCTCCATCAACTTCGCCACCTGCCACGACGGGTTCACCCTGCACGACCTGGTCTCGTACAACGACAAGCACAACGACGCCAACGGCGAGGGCAACCGGGACGGCGAGAGCCACAACCGGTCCTGGAACTGCGGTGTGGAGGGCGAGACCGACCGGCCCGATGTGCTGGAGCTGCGGGAGCGGCAGATGCGCAACTTCATCGCCACGCTCATGCTGTCCCAGGGCGTGCCGATGCTCAGCCACGGCGACGAGTTCGGCCGCACCCAGCAGGGCAACAACAACGGCTACTGCCAGGACAGCGAGCTGTCCTGGGTGCACTGGCCGGACCCCGCCGAGGCGGCGGCGGACGACGACGGCGAGGAGGCGGCGGACCGGCAGGGCGGCGACGGGCTCGCCAGCAGCCTGCTGGAGTTCACCCGGGCCATGGTGTGGCTGCGCCGCGACCATCCGGTCTTCCGGCGCCGCCGGTTCTTCCACGGGCGCCCGGTGGAGGGCACGCACGACGAGCTCTCGGACATCGCCTGGTTCACGCCGGAGGGCGAGGAGATGACCCAGCGGGACTGGCAGGCGGCGCACGCCAAGGCCCTGACGGTCTTCCTGAACGGCCACGCCATCTCGGAGCCGGGCCCGCGCGGCGAGCGGATCTCCGACGACTCCTTCCTGCTGATGTTCAACGCGAGCGCCGAGACGCTGGAGTTCGCCGTCCCGCTGAACCACGGCCGGCAGTGGCACGTGGTCGTCGACACCGCGCGCCCGGCGGGGGTGCTGACGGGCGCCGGGCCGAAGGTGACGGGGGGCGATCGGGTGACGCTGGTCGGACGGAGCATGGCGGTGCTCCAGCGGCCCGCGTAG
- a CDS encoding SAV2148 family HEPN domain-containing protein has translation MSSGGFELPPGDAGHEGDATDVPPGAVSLARPLEIGAELDWGADAWSEVRTRAQRAGRAYIWLNLVEQRLRAVVAAVLQPIYEPVHGEDWVVAAAGPAGQEWVQRAVAVREVSRRKGYLLDPADDNVLSFLTLPQLRELMVQHWPCFEPYFDDRRDVELALDELEVARNVVSRNRALNEAVLAQAERASARLLEILGSGASVPSADRLPVDAVEELVGDRYADVVSVHPDRVRLQRQLPAEDLFGGARRLDAIGIGLNLLVQNFSGRRLIRLAESGCRVRLLFINPASSAVKRRERELGLKKGELSRTVEMNILHMRRVRSKLRDPGAFEIHVFDETPRFTAYLVDGDGADAVGVVQTYLRRARGMEAPVLVLRGGGRAVVRAGQDSEHGLFETYREEFESVWTDSRPVS, from the coding sequence GTGAGCTCGGGAGGCTTCGAGCTGCCCCCAGGTGACGCTGGTCACGAGGGGGACGCCACCGATGTGCCGCCCGGGGCGGTATCGCTCGCCCGGCCCCTGGAGATCGGCGCCGAGCTGGACTGGGGAGCGGACGCCTGGAGCGAGGTGCGCACCCGTGCGCAGCGGGCCGGGCGCGCCTACATCTGGCTGAATCTCGTCGAACAGCGGCTGCGCGCCGTGGTCGCCGCGGTCCTCCAGCCGATCTACGAGCCGGTCCACGGCGAGGACTGGGTGGTGGCCGCGGCCGGGCCCGCCGGACAGGAGTGGGTGCAGCGCGCCGTCGCCGTGCGCGAGGTGTCCCGCCGCAAGGGCTATCTGCTCGACCCGGCCGACGACAACGTCCTGAGCTTCCTCACGCTGCCTCAGCTGCGTGAGCTGATGGTCCAGCACTGGCCCTGCTTCGAGCCCTACTTCGACGACCGCCGCGATGTGGAGCTGGCCCTGGACGAGCTGGAGGTCGCCCGCAACGTGGTCTCCCGCAACCGCGCGCTCAACGAGGCGGTGCTCGCCCAGGCCGAGCGCGCCTCCGCCCGGCTGCTGGAGATCCTCGGCAGCGGCGCCTCGGTCCCGTCCGCCGACCGGCTTCCCGTCGACGCCGTCGAGGAGCTGGTGGGCGACCGGTACGCGGACGTCGTCTCCGTCCACCCCGACCGGGTCCGCCTCCAGCGCCAGCTGCCCGCCGAGGACCTCTTCGGCGGAGCGCGCCGGCTGGACGCGATCGGCATAGGGCTCAACCTGCTGGTCCAGAACTTCTCCGGCCGCCGGCTCATCCGGCTCGCCGAGTCGGGCTGCCGGGTCAGGCTGCTCTTCATCAACCCGGCGAGCAGCGCGGTCAAGCGCCGGGAGCGGGAGCTGGGGCTCAAGAAGGGGGAGCTGAGCCGGACGGTGGAGATGAACATCCTCCACATGCGCCGGGTCCGCTCCAAGCTCCGCGACCCGGGCGCCTTCGAGATCCATGTCTTCGACGAGACCCCGCGCTTCACCGCCTACCTGGTGGACGGCGACGGCGCCGACGCGGTGGGGGTCGTCCAGACCTATCTGCGCCGGGCCCGCGGCATGGAGGCCCCCGTGCTGGTGCTCCGGGGCGGCGGACGGGCGGTGGTCCGGGCCGGGCAGGACAGCGAGCACGGGCTGTTCGAGACGTACCGCGAGGAGTTCGAGTCCGTGTGGACGGACTCCCGGCCGGTCTCCTGA
- a CDS encoding 3'-5' exonuclease — protein sequence MSWHQHALVGFDLETTGTEPLEARIVTAAVVGLRDGDAEPARQRTWLADPGVLIPAQASAIHGISSERAAAEGRPVREVADEIAETLTGYWRQGVPVVAYNAAFDLTLLTAELHRHGLPSLSERLGGTRIGPVVDPYTIDRAVDRYRKGKRNLEAVCVEYGVVHGGAHDAAADALAAVRVAYAIAARHGSVASLSAPELHERQIAWYAEWAADFQDFLRRKGKTDAVIDSRWPIREPVPVSG from the coding sequence ATGAGCTGGCACCAGCACGCGCTGGTCGGCTTCGACCTGGAGACGACGGGTACGGAGCCGCTGGAGGCCAGGATCGTGACGGCGGCGGTCGTCGGTCTGCGCGACGGTGACGCGGAGCCGGCGCGACAGCGCACCTGGCTGGCAGATCCGGGGGTCCTGATCCCCGCACAGGCCTCGGCGATCCACGGCATCAGCAGCGAGCGGGCGGCGGCGGAGGGCCGGCCGGTGCGCGAGGTGGCCGACGAGATCGCCGAGACCCTGACCGGGTACTGGCGCCAAGGCGTGCCGGTCGTCGCGTACAACGCCGCCTTCGACCTGACGCTGCTGACGGCGGAGTTGCACCGGCACGGCCTGCCCTCGCTCAGCGAACGCCTCGGCGGCACGCGGATCGGCCCGGTCGTCGACCCGTACACGATCGACCGGGCGGTGGACCGCTACCGCAAGGGCAAGCGCAATCTGGAGGCGGTCTGCGTCGAGTACGGCGTCGTCCACGGGGGAGCGCACGACGCCGCGGCCGACGCGCTGGCCGCGGTGCGGGTCGCGTACGCGATAGCCGCCCGGCACGGCTCGGTGGCATCGCTGTCGGCGCCCGAGCTGCATGAGCGGCAGATCGCCTGGTACGCGGAGTGGGCCGCCGACTTCCAGGACTTCCTGCGCCGCAAGGGCAAGACGGACGCGGTGATCGACAGCCGCTGGCCGATACGGGAGCCGGTGCCGGTCTCGGGCTGA
- a CDS encoding phosphotransferase enzyme family protein, giving the protein MNEMRAREVLTAAGHPGNAKLLALGENAVFAVGDLVVKIGRDAVRSPELRARAEREVAVARWLAASGVPSVRAAEPSARLVEGHPVTLWHRLPDAVRPAEPRDLAPLLTAVHALPAPEGPALPRRELLGGVERWLTLAGDAIDPADAAYLRERRDGFAAAAAALVPHLPPGPIHGDALPRNVHVGPDGPVLVDLETFSTDLREHDLVVLALSRDRYGLAAEAYDAFTSAYGWDVREWDGCAVLRGARETASCAWVAQHAPANPKALAEFRRRVASLRDGDAAVRWYPF; this is encoded by the coding sequence ATGAACGAGATGCGAGCGCGCGAGGTACTGACCGCTGCCGGACACCCCGGCAACGCGAAGCTGCTCGCGCTGGGCGAGAACGCGGTGTTCGCCGTGGGCGACCTGGTGGTCAAGATCGGCCGGGACGCCGTGCGCAGTCCGGAGCTGAGGGCACGGGCCGAGCGCGAGGTGGCCGTCGCACGGTGGCTCGCCGCGTCCGGCGTCCCCTCGGTACGGGCCGCCGAGCCCTCGGCGCGGCTGGTCGAGGGCCACCCGGTGACGCTGTGGCACCGGCTGCCCGACGCGGTGCGGCCCGCCGAACCGAGGGACCTGGCACCGCTGCTCACCGCGGTGCACGCGCTGCCGGCCCCGGAGGGCCCGGCGCTGCCCCGCCGGGAGCTGCTGGGCGGGGTGGAGCGCTGGCTGACCCTGGCGGGCGACGCGATCGACCCGGCCGACGCCGCGTATCTGCGTGAGCGCCGGGACGGCTTCGCGGCGGCCGCCGCCGCGCTGGTGCCGCATCTCCCGCCGGGCCCGATCCACGGCGACGCGCTCCCGCGCAATGTCCATGTCGGTCCGGACGGGCCGGTCCTGGTGGACCTGGAGACCTTCTCGACGGATCTGCGCGAGCACGATCTGGTGGTGCTGGCCCTTTCCCGCGACCGGTACGGGCTGGCGGCCGAGGCCTATGACGCGTTCACCTCGGCGTACGGCTGGGACGTCCGGGAGTGGGACGGCTGCGCGGTGCTGCGCGGGGCGCGGGAGACGGCGAGCTGCGCGTGGGTCGCACAGCACGCGCCGGCCAACCCGAAGGCACTGGCGGAGTTCCGCAGGCGCGTGGCGTCGCTGCGCGACGGTGACGCGGCGGTGCGGTGGTACCCGTTCTGA
- a CDS encoding carbohydrate ABC transporter permease: protein MTLASATVQSGRHGPPGGPHGRRPTRVNRNAGTWFLVLPALIPILVLSVGPLLYGIALAFTDAQSGRTRSTQWTGVLNFQDLLHDGLFWESFRIGLVWAVGVTVPQFALALGLALLLNQNLRMRWLARALAIIPWAMPEVVVGIMWRLVYNPDAGILNESIRDLGLGDGRDWLTGLATALPAVILVGVWAGMPQTTVALLAGLQNTPHELHEAAALDGAGAWRRFRTVTWPALRPVALSITALNFIWNFNSFALVYVLTNGGPGGRTRLPMLFAYEEAFRYGQFGYAAAMGCVMVAVISVILAVYLVGRLTGGEDR from the coding sequence ATGACATTGGCGAGTGCAACCGTGCAGTCCGGGCGGCACGGGCCGCCGGGCGGCCCGCACGGCAGGCGGCCCACACGGGTCAACCGGAACGCCGGAACCTGGTTCCTGGTGCTGCCGGCCCTCATCCCGATCCTGGTCCTCAGCGTCGGCCCGTTGCTCTACGGCATCGCCCTGGCGTTCACCGACGCCCAGTCGGGCCGTACCAGGTCCACGCAGTGGACCGGGGTGCTGAACTTCCAGGACCTGCTCCACGACGGGCTGTTCTGGGAGTCGTTCCGGATCGGTCTGGTGTGGGCGGTCGGCGTCACCGTCCCGCAGTTCGCGCTGGCGCTCGGCCTGGCGCTGCTGCTCAACCAGAACCTGCGGATGCGGTGGCTGGCACGGGCGCTGGCGATCATCCCGTGGGCGATGCCGGAGGTGGTCGTCGGCATCATGTGGCGGCTCGTCTACAACCCGGACGCCGGAATCCTCAACGAGAGCATCCGCGATCTCGGCCTCGGCGACGGCCGGGACTGGCTGACCGGCCTCGCCACCGCGCTGCCCGCGGTGATCCTGGTCGGGGTGTGGGCCGGTATGCCGCAGACCACGGTCGCCCTGCTGGCCGGGCTGCAGAACACCCCGCACGAACTCCATGAGGCGGCCGCCCTGGACGGCGCGGGCGCCTGGCGCCGCTTCCGTACCGTCACCTGGCCGGCGCTCAGGCCGGTCGCCCTCTCCATCACCGCGCTCAACTTCATCTGGAACTTCAACTCCTTCGCCCTGGTCTACGTGCTGACCAACGGCGGACCCGGCGGCCGTACCCGGCTGCCGATGCTCTTCGCGTACGAGGAGGCCTTCCGGTACGGACAGTTCGGCTACGCCGCGGCCATGGGCTGTGTGATGGTCGCGGTGATCTCCGTGATCCTCGCCGTGTACCTCGTGGGACGGCTCACAGGAGGTGAGGACCGATGA
- a CDS encoding carbohydrate ABC transporter permease has protein sequence MSLPTRRAARAGQYLALLCYLVFLAFPFVWLISTAFKPAPELGSLHPTWIPEHPTLDNFRAAFDEQPLLRAAANSLIAALSAGIIAVVIATPMAYVMARHRSRLSTAATGWVVVSQAFPFVLLIIPLFLVLKYLHLINTLWGLIMVYVVWSLPFALWMLVGYVRAVPLELEEAAAVDGASRLRTLVSVTAPLLAPGIVATALFAFITAWNEFFFALVLLKTPEKQTLPVVLTHFLGAEGASDLGPLAAAAFLATLPSLVLFAVIQRRITGGMLAGAVKS, from the coding sequence ATGAGTCTGCCCACCCGCAGGGCCGCGCGCGCCGGGCAGTACCTCGCGCTCCTGTGCTACCTGGTCTTCCTGGCGTTCCCGTTCGTCTGGCTGATCTCCACCGCCTTCAAACCGGCGCCCGAGCTCGGCTCCCTGCACCCCACCTGGATCCCCGAGCACCCGACGCTCGACAACTTCCGGGCCGCCTTCGACGAGCAGCCGCTGCTGCGGGCCGCCGCCAACTCGCTGATCGCCGCGCTCTCGGCCGGGATCATCGCCGTCGTCATCGCGACCCCGATGGCGTACGTGATGGCCCGCCACCGCTCGCGGCTCTCCACCGCCGCCACCGGCTGGGTCGTGGTCAGCCAGGCGTTCCCGTTCGTCCTGCTGATCATTCCGCTGTTCCTGGTGCTCAAGTACCTGCACCTGATCAACACGCTGTGGGGGCTGATCATGGTGTACGTCGTCTGGTCGCTGCCCTTCGCGCTGTGGATGCTCGTCGGATACGTACGGGCCGTCCCGCTTGAACTGGAGGAGGCGGCGGCGGTCGACGGCGCGAGCCGCCTGCGGACCCTCGTCTCGGTCACCGCGCCACTGCTCGCGCCCGGGATCGTCGCCACCGCGCTCTTCGCCTTCATCACCGCGTGGAACGAGTTCTTCTTCGCGCTCGTCCTGCTCAAGACCCCGGAGAAGCAGACCTTGCCGGTCGTACTGACCCACTTCCTCGGCGCGGAGGGCGCGAGCGACCTGGGACCGCTCGCCGCCGCCGCGTTCCTCGCCACCCTTCCCTCGCTCGTCCTGTTCGCGGTCATCCAGCGGCGGATCACGGGCGGCATGCTGGCCGGGGCGGTGAAGAGCTGA
- a CDS encoding ABC transporter substrate-binding protein, with product MRALVRDAAVAATALALLLTGCGGGDGGRDDGRITLRFQSLAWQKESVDANRQLVKEWNASHPEVRVEYVQGSWDSVHDQLLTSFEGDEAPDVIHDASDDLADFAYGGYLADLRTLLPDRLTADIPQQSWRTSTFDDGVFGVPFLQEPRVLIANTKVLKASGVRIPTPARPWSWPEFGQVTKKLTGKGRYGVAWPLKEPVSVTLNLGLSAGGELFHRGADGKVTLAMDDGDLVVPGTIHDQVNTDHSAARTALGMGGGDALPGLFGGKYAMVPLGFSYRQQVAEQAPKGFEWTVLPAPAGSDGLAQGVSPQTLSVAEDSPHKKEAVEFIDFLLRPANMVRLAKGDWMLPTGRAALADPSLHTADLGWSTGAALAGALRSAPAQSVRGYPEWKDKVATPALQEYYSGAIDAAELRKRLVEDGNRVLARYQR from the coding sequence ATGCGCGCACTGGTACGCGACGCGGCCGTGGCCGCCACCGCACTGGCCCTGCTGCTCACCGGGTGCGGCGGGGGAGACGGTGGCCGGGACGACGGGCGGATCACGCTCCGCTTCCAGTCGCTGGCCTGGCAGAAGGAGTCCGTCGACGCCAACAGGCAATTGGTGAAGGAGTGGAACGCGAGCCATCCCGAGGTCCGCGTCGAGTACGTCCAGGGCAGCTGGGACAGCGTCCACGACCAGCTCCTCACCTCGTTCGAGGGGGACGAGGCACCCGACGTCATCCACGACGCGTCCGACGACCTCGCGGACTTCGCCTACGGCGGCTACCTCGCCGACCTGCGCACCCTGCTGCCCGACCGGCTCACCGCCGACATCCCGCAGCAGAGCTGGCGCACCAGCACGTTCGACGACGGCGTCTTCGGCGTGCCCTTCCTCCAGGAACCCCGTGTCCTGATCGCCAACACCAAGGTCCTCAAGGCCTCGGGCGTCCGCATCCCGACCCCGGCCAGGCCCTGGAGCTGGCCGGAGTTCGGACAGGTCACCAAGAAGCTCACCGGCAAGGGCCGTTACGGCGTCGCCTGGCCGCTCAAGGAACCGGTCTCCGTCACCCTGAACCTGGGCCTCTCGGCCGGCGGCGAGCTGTTCCACCGAGGCGCCGACGGAAAGGTCACCCTCGCGATGGACGACGGCGACCTCGTCGTGCCGGGGACCATCCACGACCAGGTCAACACCGACCACAGCGCCGCCCGCACCGCGCTCGGCATGGGCGGCGGCGACGCGCTTCCGGGCCTGTTCGGCGGCAAGTACGCCATGGTCCCGCTCGGCTTCTCCTACCGCCAGCAGGTGGCCGAACAGGCCCCGAAGGGCTTCGAGTGGACGGTGCTGCCCGCACCGGCCGGCAGCGACGGCCTGGCCCAGGGGGTGAGCCCGCAGACCCTGTCCGTCGCCGAGGACAGCCCGCACAAGAAGGAGGCCGTGGAGTTCATCGACTTCCTGCTGCGGCCCGCCAACATGGTGCGCCTGGCCAAGGGCGACTGGATGCTGCCGACCGGCAGGGCGGCGCTCGCGGACCCCTCGCTGCACACCGCGGACCTGGGCTGGTCGACCGGCGCCGCCCTCGCGGGCGCGCTGCGCTCCGCGCCCGCCCAGTCCGTGCGCGGCTACCCCGAGTGGAAGGACAAGGTCGCCACGCCCGCCCTCCAGGAGTACTACAGCGGTGCGATCGACGCGGCCGAACTGAGGAAGCGTCTGGTCGAGGACGGGAACCGGGTGCTGGCCCGCTATCAGCGATGA
- a CDS encoding tryptorubin family RiPP precursor, translated as MIQSIIGMNWPLHALAGACGHGYRREILRFSSAYLVSTETERVAAFSGEKIIDNSNCSGLYSFRRSAVVRIPCRDRESVSQVRPCHVPGSKFRATDGGAVMKFLFQLKEKMTPEKSLKAYAWYIWY; from the coding sequence GTGATTCAGTCAATCATCGGCATGAATTGGCCTCTTCACGCTCTTGCCGGGGCCTGCGGCCACGGGTATCGCAGGGAAATTCTGCGTTTCTCTTCGGCTTATCTGGTTTCAACTGAAACGGAACGCGTTGCCGCTTTCTCCGGCGAGAAGATCATTGACAACTCCAATTGCTCTGGGCTGTACTCCTTTCGGCGGTCAGCGGTGGTGCGGATTCCCTGTCGAGATCGGGAGTCCGTATCGCAAGTGCGGCCATGCCATGTTCCGGGAAGTAAATTCAGAGCAACAGATGGAGGTGCTGTTATGAAGTTCCTTTTTCAGCTGAAGGAAAAGATGACGCCGGAGAAGAGCCTGAAGGCGTACGCCTGGTACATCTGGTACTGA
- a CDS encoding cytochrome P450, translated as MQISGTGSRARDVVFAPRLQALLRDHLGEEVFRLDPGTVAVAGAGLTDRVLAARPATEDERPTFKPLQGRSIPRAEAATVMQAIGRDVRAALKKPVPEHADLRGEWPRVGHVYLRDLILGADPYRLRVLMDRALELTPKLTWSVIVAGAALPVRPRPGAPVSAIAGLTAEAKSYGDRRYAMGLYRRAAAPVCFTVSTLVANALWLGSPFGEETSNRNILYESMRLLPPSWNILRRASPEYAALDPRIGAGDDILLLPLLSHRDPALWEDPDVFRPERWDSLDPDDQPGYLPFGHVSERCWGRHMVMPLAEMLLDMVRGGGLTVDPAQVSRDVPLAGLMGVTGVRIVRR; from the coding sequence ATGCAGATATCCGGTACCGGCAGCCGTGCCCGGGACGTCGTCTTCGCGCCGAGACTCCAGGCGCTTCTGCGAGACCACCTGGGCGAGGAGGTCTTCCGCCTCGACCCCGGAACCGTCGCCGTCGCCGGAGCCGGCCTGACCGACCGCGTCCTGGCCGCCAGGCCGGCCACCGAGGACGAGCGCCCGACGTTCAAGCCCCTGCAGGGGCGGTCCATTCCGCGGGCCGAGGCCGCCACCGTCATGCAGGCCATCGGCCGCGACGTGCGGGCCGCCCTGAAGAAGCCCGTTCCCGAACACGCCGACCTGCGCGGTGAGTGGCCGCGCGTGGGTCACGTATACCTGCGTGACCTGATCCTCGGCGCCGATCCCTACCGGCTCCGCGTCCTCATGGACCGGGCCCTGGAACTGACGCCCAAACTCACCTGGTCGGTCATCGTCGCCGGGGCGGCCCTGCCGGTTCGGCCCCGGCCGGGCGCCCCCGTCTCCGCCATCGCGGGCCTGACCGCCGAGGCGAAGAGCTACGGCGACCGCCGCTACGCCATGGGCCTGTACCGCAGGGCGGCGGCCCCGGTCTGCTTCACCGTCTCGACGCTCGTCGCCAACGCGCTCTGGCTCGGATCGCCGTTCGGCGAAGAGACGTCGAACCGGAACATCCTCTACGAGTCCATGCGGTTGCTGCCGCCCTCCTGGAACATCCTGCGAAGGGCGTCCCCGGAGTACGCCGCGCTCGACCCCCGGATCGGCGCCGGTGACGACATCCTGCTCCTGCCCCTGCTGAGCCACCGGGACCCCGCGCTCTGGGAGGACCCCGATGTGTTCCGGCCCGAGCGCTGGGACAGCCTCGACCCGGACGATCAGCCCGGCTACCTGCCCTTCGGCCATGTGTCCGAGCGGTGCTGGGGGCGGCACATGGTGATGCCACTCGCCGAGATGCTGCTCGACATGGTGCGTGGCGGGGGACTGACGGTGGACCCCGCACAGGTGTCCCGCGACGTCCCCCTCGCCGGGCTGATGGGTGTGACCGGAGTACGCATCGTCCGACGCTGA